TCAATCTGGCCACGGTGGTGGGCATCCTGCTGGCCATCTGGATCTTCCGCCTGCTCCAGTAGCCCGTCCGGTCGGGGGCCGCTGGCCGGACCGGGTCACCCGGCGCGCGTTGAATCCCCGCAGGTCGGTTGCTATACTTGGGGCGCTGCGCGGGGAGCGCGGACTCAGAACCGGTCCGGCCGCGGGCGGTGCAGCGGGTTCCTCCTCCCCCGCCGCCTTCCCCCGGCGGCGTGACCGCCCGGCGGCCTGACCCCGGCCGCCCCGCGGGGGCGGCGCGGAGCAGGGGATGCCAGAGGCGGGCCGCCTGACGATCAAAGACCTCCCGGCAGAACTCAGGCCTCGCGAGCGGCTGCGCGCCAGCGGTGCCGCCGCCCTGTCGACCGCCGAACTGCTGGCCGTGGTGATCGGCACCGGGGTGCGGGGACATACGGCCCTGGATGTGGGCACGGCCCTGCTGCGCCGGTTCGGGTCGGCTGCGGCTCTGGGGAGGGCGTCGGCCGCCGAGCTGGCGCGGGTGCCGGGCGTGGGCGAACACCAGGCGGCGCGGGTCCTGGCGGCCCTGGAGCTGGGCAGGCGCCTGGTCGAGCCCCCGCCGCTGCGCCGGGCGATCCGGTGCGCGGCCGACGCGGCGGCGCTGTGCGCGTCCATGCGCTTACTGGACCGGGAGCACTTCCGGGCCATCCTCCTCAACACGCGCCACGAGGTGCTGGACGTGGTGGATGTCTCGGTGGGCGGGTTGCAGTCGGCGCCCGTCCACCCGCGGGAGGTATTCAAGGAAGCCATCCGGCGGTCGGCCGCCGCCGTGATCGTCGTGCACAACCATCCCTCCGGCCACCCGGAGCCCAGTCGGGACGATGTCCTGATCACCGAGCAGCTGCGGGCGGCGGGGCGCCTGGTGGGAATCGAGGTGCTGGACCACATCATCGTCGGCGAGCGGGACTACTGCAGCCTGCGGGAGCGGCAGCTGGGATTCCCCTAGCATCCCCGCGCGCCGGGGGGACGGGGGTCCGGGGCGCGGCAGGGTTCCGGACGGGGACGACCACCCGGGAGGGCCTAGCGCGCGGTCCGGCGGGGCAGGAGTTCACTCGCACAGAATCGCGGGGGAGGGCGCACGGTGAGCTTTCTGAGCCGGTTGAGCCGGGATATGGGGGTGGATCTGGGGACCGCCAACACGCTGATTTTCGTCCG
This genomic interval from Armatimonadota bacterium contains the following:
- the radC gene encoding DNA repair protein RadC, translated to MPEAGRLTIKDLPAELRPRERLRASGAAALSTAELLAVVIGTGVRGHTALDVGTALLRRFGSAAALGRASAAELARVPGVGEHQAARVLAALELGRRLVEPPPLRRAIRCAADAAALCASMRLLDREHFRAILLNTRHEVLDVVDVSVGGLQSAPVHPREVFKEAIRRSAAAVIVVHNHPSGHPEPSRDDVLITEQLRAAGRLVGIEVLDHIIVGERDYCSLRERQLGFP